The following proteins come from a genomic window of Spirochaetota bacterium:
- a CDS encoding cobalamin-dependent protein (Presence of a B(12) (cobalamin)-binding domain implies dependence on cobalamin itself, in one of its several forms, or in some unusual lineages, dependence on a cobalamin-like analog.), producing the protein MEFNNNLEGKVKKINLKAIKPYGDTLDDGKMQLSFTLPVPKSPEGNEAAKKLLESIGFTNVLITHSDAMGDNFSFYVAYASVDKTIDFTKISVPRATNQTWEKEKIINFIENKIKRKIVVVGACIESDAHTVGIDAILNMKGIAGHKGLESYHWFDVYNMGAQVLCEDLIKKAHEVKADAILVSQIVTQKDIHIKNLTRLVELLNAENIRKDIILIAGGPRITHELAIELGYDAGFGAHTFPEDVATFIVQQVAKKLNIL; encoded by the coding sequence ATGGAATTTAATAATAATTTAGAAGGAAAAGTAAAAAAAATAAATCTTAAAGCTATCAAACCATATGGTGATACATTAGATGATGGCAAAATGCAACTTTCATTTACTCTTCCAGTACCTAAGAGTCCTGAAGGAAATGAAGCTGCAAAAAAACTTCTTGAATCTATAGGTTTTACAAATGTTTTAATTACACATTCAGATGCTATGGGTGATAATTTTAGTTTTTATGTTGCTTATGCTTCAGTTGATAAAACTATTGATTTTACTAAAATTTCCGTTCCAAGAGCTACAAACCAGACATGGGAAAAGGAAAAAATAATTAACTTTATTGAAAATAAAATCAAAAGAAAAATAGTTGTCGTCGGAGCTTGCATTGAATCTGATGCACACACAGTTGGCATCGATGCAATACTTAATATGAAAGGAATAGCTGGTCATAAAGGGCTTGAATCTTACCATTGGTTTGATGTTTACAATATGGGAGCTCAAGTTTTATGTGAAGATCTTATTAAAAAAGCCCATGAAGTAAAAGCTGATGCAATATTAGTTTCTCAAATTGTTACACAAAAAGATATTCATATTAAAAATTTAACAAGACTTGTAGAACTATTAAATGCTGAAAATATTAGAAAAGATATTATATTAATAGCTGGTGGGCCAAGAATAACACATGAATTAGCAATTGAGCTAGGATATGATGCAGGGTTTGGTGCTCATACTTTCCCCGAAGATGTTGCTACTTTTATTGTACAACAAGTAGCAAAAAAATTAAATATTTTATAA
- a CDS encoding lysine 5,6-aminomutase subunit alpha, with protein sequence MKINKLIKKLDINYKLVDECREFSKKIVDEVFEFIKDRTTVTVERAVLRLFGVEWFDQNNELPYVNVIVEKLKNSNLLSKGATYIIFNIMILKNIDLKEACELIIKEKINLKELQILPKEIVYKKAIEYAKEKSQLIKNNVNKRNELIEKLGEGKPPYLYLIVATGNIFEDVIQAQNAARAGADIIAVIRSTAQSLLDYVPHGATTEGFGGTYATQENFKIMRKALDEVSFEIKKYIRLVNYCSGLCMPEIAALGAIERLDVMLNDSMYGILFRDINMQRTFIDQYFSRMINSYADIVINTGEDNYLTTSDAFEKAHTVVASQFINERFAMKALMPKKLMGLGHAFEIDPSIPNQFLYELAQAQLIKQIFPDHPLKYMPPTKYMTGNIFKGHVQDALFNAVSIMSGQTIHLLGMLTEAIHTPFMMDRHLSIENAKLVFNIMENFYDEIEYKKDGIIQKRAEEVLENTHKMLKEVSDIGLMNAIEKGMFADIKRTKTGGKGFDGVLLKDKDYFNPFEEIFSKELKEKYKDLDQ encoded by the coding sequence ATGAAAATAAATAAACTCATTAAAAAATTAGATATAAATTATAAACTTGTTGATGAATGCAGAGAATTTTCAAAAAAAATTGTAGATGAAGTTTTTGAATTTATAAAAGATAGGACAACAGTTACAGTTGAAAGAGCAGTTTTAAGACTATTTGGGGTAGAGTGGTTTGATCAAAATAATGAATTGCCTTATGTAAATGTTATAGTAGAAAAACTTAAAAATTCAAACTTACTTTCAAAAGGAGCAACCTATATTATATTTAATATAATGATTCTTAAAAATATAGATTTAAAAGAAGCTTGTGAACTAATAATAAAAGAAAAAATAAATTTAAAAGAACTTCAAATATTACCAAAAGAAATAGTTTATAAAAAAGCAATAGAATATGCTAAAGAAAAATCACAATTAATAAAAAACAATGTAAATAAAAGAAATGAGCTTATTGAGAAATTAGGGGAAGGAAAACCACCATATCTATATCTTATTGTTGCAACTGGAAATATTTTTGAAGATGTTATTCAAGCCCAAAATGCTGCAAGAGCTGGAGCAGATATTATTGCTGTTATTAGATCAACTGCTCAATCTTTACTTGATTATGTACCACATGGTGCTACAACTGAAGGATTTGGCGGTACTTATGCAACTCAGGAAAATTTTAAGATTATGAGAAAAGCTCTTGATGAAGTTTCATTTGAGATAAAAAAATATATAAGACTTGTAAATTATTGTTCTGGGCTTTGTATGCCAGAAATTGCTGCTTTAGGAGCTATTGAAAGATTAGATGTTATGTTAAATGATTCTATGTATGGTATACTTTTTAGAGATATTAACATGCAAAGAACCTTTATAGATCAATATTTTTCAAGAATGATAAATTCTTATGCTGACATTGTTATAAACACTGGTGAAGATAATTATTTAACAACATCTGATGCTTTTGAAAAGGCCCATACTGTCGTTGCTTCCCAGTTTATAAATGAAAGATTTGCCATGAAAGCTTTAATGCCTAAAAAGTTAATGGGTCTTGGACATGCTTTCGAAATAGATCCTTCCATCCCAAATCAGTTTTTATATGAACTTGCACAAGCTCAACTTATTAAACAAATATTCCCTGATCATCCTTTAAAATATATGCCTCCAACCAAATACATGACAGGAAATATATTTAAAGGTCATGTTCAAGATGCTCTTTTTAATGCTGTTTCTATAATGAGTGGTCAGACTATACATCTTTTAGGGATGCTAACAGAAGCAATACATACTCCTTTTATGATGGATAGACATTTATCAATAGAAAATGCTAAACTTGTATTCAATATTATGGAAAACTTTTATGATGAAATAGAATATAAAAAAGATGGAATTATTCAAAAAAGAGCAGAAGAAGTATTAGAAAATACACATAAAATGCTTAAAGAAGTTTCAGATATAGGTCTTATGAATGCTATAGAAAAGGGCATGTTTGCAGACATTAAAAGAACAAAAACTGGTGGCAAAGGTTTTGATGGAGTATTACTTAAAGATAAAGATTATTTTAATCCCTTTGAAGAAATTTTTTCAAAAGAATTAAAAGAAAAATATAAAGACCTTGATCAATAA
- a CDS encoding PilZ domain-containing protein, translated as MEEEKILLKILFLSFDEIFKKSPKLKLTIKSVLIVKNEIPVVENMFKINIKGSLNADLIVFFNSNLKKAIANEISSLLPYTENINGILDDSIIIELLNLLGANIINYLGKSNINLDISTPEEVKNVKYLYYQKVLSIIFNTHFGEMVVHFGINRIYESEDINFLLVGFDKNFTNEFIVNWIKKGITVLYSQNLKDASKIIRSIKINLCIIDYNLIENHIVKCLEILSDKIDYFLNYIIACTKNDLIKIKNINYFSPYSQILGVFLKNQDLNEINTYINKLIEDCGIRINEKRRYIRVKIKDDRRYFVSFYKENVLIKGRILDLSLVGAKISFDNEKDSSLLKSGDIINNVELFLNYNHLIFDCTIINVIGREFSILFNNVTHREEEVIAKIIFNLLPHCEKFKEICEDQN; from the coding sequence ATGGAAGAAGAAAAAATTTTATTAAAAATATTATTTCTTTCTTTTGATGAAATTTTTAAAAAATCACCGAAACTCAAACTTACTATAAAATCAGTATTAATTGTTAAAAATGAAATACCAGTTGTTGAAAATATGTTTAAAATAAATATTAAAGGGAGTTTAAATGCTGATCTAATAGTCTTTTTTAATAGTAATTTAAAAAAAGCAATTGCAAATGAAATTTCTTCTCTGCTTCCTTATACTGAAAATATAAATGGTATCCTCGATGATTCTATTATAATTGAACTTTTAAACCTTTTAGGTGCAAATATTATTAATTATTTAGGTAAAAGTAATATAAATCTTGATATATCAACACCAGAAGAAGTTAAAAATGTAAAGTATTTATATTATCAGAAAGTACTATCCATTATTTTTAATACTCATTTTGGGGAAATGGTTGTTCATTTTGGTATAAATAGAATTTATGAATCAGAGGATATAAATTTTTTATTAGTTGGGTTTGATAAAAATTTTACAAATGAATTTATAGTTAATTGGATTAAAAAAGGGATTACAGTTTTGTATAGCCAAAACCTTAAGGATGCTTCAAAAATAATAAGAAGTATTAAAATAAATTTGTGTATAATAGATTATAATTTAATTGAAAACCATATTGTAAAATGTCTTGAGATTCTTTCTGATAAAATTGACTATTTTTTAAATTATATAATAGCTTGCACTAAAAATGATCTTATTAAGATAAAAAATATTAACTATTTTTCTCCTTATTCACAAATCTTAGGTGTTTTTTTAAAAAATCAGGATTTAAATGAAATTAACACTTATATAAACAAATTAATAGAAGATTGTGGAATAAGAATAAATGAAAAAAGAAGATATATAAGGGTTAAAATAAAGGATGATAGAAGATATTTTGTTTCATTTTATAAAGAAAATGTTTTAATAAAGGGTAGGATTCTTGATTTATCACTTGTTGGGGCAAAGATATCTTTTGATAATGAAAAAGATAGCTCTTTATTAAAATCTGGCGATATTATTAATAATGTAGAATTGTTTCTAAATTATAACCATTTGATTTTTGATTGTACAATTATAAATGTTATAGGCAGGGAGTTTTCTATTTTATTTAATAATGTTACTCATAGAGAGGAAGAAGTTATAGCAAAAATAATATTTAATCTTTTACCCCATTGTGAAAAATTTAAAGAAATTTGTGAAGATCAAAATTAA
- a CDS encoding nucleoside-diphosphate kinase: protein MKELSLVLIKPDGVELSLTGEILSHLDMLDIILVGSKVVKPNIELLKNHYFEHRNKPFFNDIINYMMGKYHNFNFIYAFCYYGEDACTKIRDLAGKTNPMDKDGRKKITTIRQKYGKNVIVTDDNGNEIIIKGHTLVRFENVIHASYSDKAEYEVKLWFNPSEIVEDYRLYEWKKESGENLVWTKGYLALRKEIFGE from the coding sequence ATGAAGGAGTTATCTCTTGTATTAATTAAGCCAGATGGGGTAGAATTATCTTTAACAGGAGAAATTTTATCACATCTTGATATGTTGGATATAATTTTAGTGGGTTCAAAGGTTGTTAAACCAAATATTGAGCTTTTAAAAAACCATTATTTTGAGCATAGAAATAAGCCTTTTTTCAATGATATTATTAATTATATGATGGGGAAGTATCATAATTTTAATTTTATTTATGCTTTTTGTTATTATGGTGAAGATGCTTGTACTAAGATAAGAGATCTTGCAGGAAAGACAAATCCAATGGATAAAGATGGAAGGAAAAAAATAACTACGATTAGACAAAAATATGGTAAAAATGTAATCGTTACTGATGATAATGGAAATGAAATAATTATAAAAGGGCACACCCTTGTTAGGTTTGAAAATGTCATTCATGCATCATATTCTGATAAAGCAGAATATGAAGTAAAGTTATGGTTTAATCCCTCTGAAATAGTTGAAGATTATAGATTATATGAATGGAAAAAGGAATCAGGTGAAAATCTAGTTTGGACCAAAGGCTATCTTGCTTTAAGAAAAGAAATTTTTGGTGAATAG
- the guaA gene encoding glutamine-hydrolyzing GMP synthase translates to MIGILDFGSQYTMLICRRIRELGFYSEIYPFNKWEELISKNPAAIILSGSPYSVYNKDSPKLNREFFKKTENINILAICYGMQLVTYNFGGEVTKAQIKEYGKAKIFISNKEKLFKDLPSSFNVWMSHGDSVVKPPVNSEVLAYTDSTPYAAFKYKNIYCVQFHPEVYHTEYGQQILLNFLKEISSVKVDWNEELFVKREIQKIREEVGNEKVILALSGGVDSTVVAFLLREAIGEKLILVYIDTGLMRKNETNEIVEFFSKIFGNSFKTIYAEKLFLKSLKGVIDPEKKRKLIGKLFIELFTKEAKKIGGIKYLAQGTLYPDVIESISYKGPSSTIKTHHNVGGLPKNMNFKLVEPLRELFKDEVRKVGKYLGIPDKFLTRKPFPGPGLAIRIIGEVTKERLEILREADFILRDIISKYEDIDKSIWQLFAVLLPIKSVGVMGDERTYEYVCAIRAVSSVDGMTADWFKIPHDVLDNISSSIVNKVAGINRVVYDITSKPPATIEWE, encoded by the coding sequence ATGATAGGAATACTTGATTTTGGTTCTCAATATACAATGTTAATTTGTAGAAGAATAAGAGAGCTTGGTTTTTATAGTGAAATATATCCTTTTAATAAGTGGGAAGAACTTATTTCTAAAAATCCAGCAGCAATAATTCTTTCTGGTTCACCTTATTCAGTATATAATAAGGATTCCCCGAAGTTAAATAGGGAATTTTTCAAGAAAACTGAAAACATCAATATTTTAGCAATATGTTACGGAATGCAACTTGTTACATATAATTTTGGTGGGGAAGTAACTAAAGCTCAAATTAAAGAGTATGGTAAAGCAAAAATATTTATTTCAAATAAGGAGAAACTATTTAAGGATTTACCATCAAGTTTTAATGTTTGGATGAGTCATGGTGATTCTGTTGTAAAACCACCTGTAAATTCTGAAGTTTTAGCATATACAGATTCAACACCCTATGCTGCATTTAAATATAAAAATATTTATTGTGTGCAGTTTCATCCAGAGGTATACCATACAGAATATGGTCAGCAAATATTGTTGAATTTTTTAAAAGAGATTTCTTCTGTTAAAGTTGATTGGAATGAAGAGTTATTTGTTAAAAGAGAAATTCAAAAAATTAGGGAAGAAGTAGGAAATGAAAAAGTTATTTTAGCCCTTTCAGGAGGAGTTGATTCGACAGTAGTTGCATTTCTATTGAGAGAAGCAATAGGTGAAAAATTGATTCTCGTATATATTGATACTGGTTTGATGAGAAAAAATGAAACAAATGAAATTGTTGAATTCTTTTCCAAAATATTTGGAAATAGTTTTAAGACTATTTATGCTGAAAAATTATTCTTAAAATCTCTGAAAGGAGTTATAGATCCTGAAAAAAAGAGAAAGTTAATTGGAAAACTATTTATTGAGCTTTTTACAAAAGAAGCAAAAAAAATAGGTGGGATAAAGTACTTAGCTCAAGGTACTCTTTACCCAGATGTTATAGAATCTATTTCTTACAAAGGGCCATCTTCTACAATAAAAACACACCACAATGTAGGTGGACTTCCTAAAAATATGAATTTTAAACTTGTAGAGCCTTTAAGAGAGCTATTTAAAGATGAAGTTAGAAAAGTTGGGAAATATTTAGGTATTCCAGATAAATTTTTAACAAGAAAACCTTTTCCTGGTCCTGGACTTGCAATTAGAATAATTGGTGAAGTTACAAAGGAGAGGCTTGAAATACTTAGGGAAGCTGATTTTATATTGAGAGATATAATTTCTAAATATGAAGATATAGATAAAAGTATCTGGCAACTTTTTGCAGTTTTATTGCCTATAAAAAGTGTTGGTGTTATGGGTGATGAAAGAACATATGAATATGTATGTGCTATTAGAGCAGTTTCATCTGTTGATGGAATGACAGCAGATTGGTTTAAAATTCCTCATGATGTTTTAGATAATATTTCTTCTTCAATAGTAAATAAAGTGGCTGGAATAAATAGAGTTGTATATGATATAACCTCAAAACCTCCTGCAACAATAGAATGGGAATAA
- a CDS encoding aminotransferase class V-fold PLP-dependent enzyme codes for MKEIFFKFKKKHFNFLPGPVKISKFSKKCFNFPIISQRNPDFEFIYFDLIENLKLIIDNPNGEIFVIYGSGTLAMEASIDNFIDCNSNPLVLSCGKFGDRFSEILELKNIKHDKLSFFANRRVDYQLVKAKIEENIKKGKPYTHLLFQATETSTGIGVDLYKIKELKEMYNLFLICDGISHILSNYFSQNFFNIDVLLFSSQKGLSSLPGISFISLLKGVLEKIVENKSYYINLKNYKKKLIPFTPPIINVYNLWLNSIIIRKRGVPDIVENNIFLRNKFSKFIKEEIGLVEYPYEPSNSILVCEMNNSTSFVERLYNKYNISVANGQGELKNKVFRVAFMGIENKEKDFNFLIKVIRKELKGKPIIL; via the coding sequence ATGAAAGAGATTTTTTTTAAATTTAAAAAAAAACATTTTAATTTTTTACCAGGACCAGTTAAAATTTCTAAATTTTCAAAAAAATGTTTTAATTTTCCTATCATATCTCAAAGAAATCCTGATTTTGAATTTATTTATTTCGATTTAATTGAGAATTTAAAACTTATAATAGATAACCCAAATGGAGAAATATTTGTTATTTATGGATCAGGAACTCTTGCAATGGAAGCATCTATAGATAATTTTATAGACTGTAATTCAAATCCACTTGTATTGAGTTGTGGTAAATTTGGGGATAGATTTTCTGAAATATTAGAATTAAAAAATATTAAACATGACAAATTATCTTTCTTTGCTAATAGAAGAGTTGATTACCAATTAGTTAAAGCTAAAATTGAAGAGAATATTAAAAAAGGTAAGCCATATACACATCTTTTATTTCAAGCTACAGAAACATCAACAGGTATAGGAGTTGACCTTTATAAAATAAAGGAACTCAAAGAAATGTATAATCTCTTTTTAATATGTGATGGTATTTCTCATATACTTTCCAATTATTTTTCACAAAATTTTTTTAATATTGATGTTTTATTATTTTCTTCTCAAAAAGGTTTATCTTCTTTACCAGGTATAAGTTTTATTTCTTTATTAAAAGGAGTTTTAGAAAAGATTGTTGAGAATAAAAGTTACTATATAAATCTTAAGAATTATAAAAAAAAACTTATTCCTTTTACTCCTCCTATCATTAATGTCTATAATTTATGGTTGAACTCAATCATTATAAGAAAAAGAGGAGTCCCAGATATTGTTGAAAATAATATATTTTTAAGAAATAAATTTTCAAAATTTATAAAAGAAGAAATAGGATTGGTTGAATATCCATATGAACCATCAAACTCAATTTTAGTTTGTGAAATGAATAATTCAACTAGTTTTGTTGAGAGACTTTATAATAAATACAATATAAGTGTTGCTAATGGTCAGGGTGAATTGAAAAATAAAGTATTTAGGGTTGCATTTATGGGTATTGAAAATAAAGAAAAAGATTTTAATTTTTTAATCAAAGTTATCAGAAAAGAACTGAAAGGCAAACCTATAATTTTATAA
- a CDS encoding PilZ domain-containing protein gives MIDGKSINILTLGVLATVKSFSNLDLKKSSVYLLKEEIPVNSFGIRISVSGDLNGDIITFFEDGVKNKLEEDFSKGLHKENIDKNSDDHLKLSNSILTELSNTMAGRISAYFSQMNINIKIGIPQLIDPKDHKELNYENIAVIDFKSNEGLFRIALGLKEIKYERNLTFVLYGLKTQTVEYITTNFIPRGFEVISTDDLKLLSYYVKNKRIDFFLVDFYSIENNPVAFFNSLTSGIDYNLKFILGVTKVDVIKLKNIKLTGDNYTVIGIYPKSKSDDDIIKTVDLILQKVGLRPDDRRRFIRVNINEQSRFFVAFKEGEKLIKAKIIDLSLGGVKCIIDVEDDLKFIWVGKTLRSVDVFLKYNRVIVDCTVVNKENNSFSLAFNNLNNNDKETISLVIFKILSSST, from the coding sequence ATGATTGATGGTAAAAGTATCAATATTTTAACTTTAGGTGTTTTAGCTACTGTTAAATCATTTTCAAATTTAGATTTAAAAAAAAGTTCAGTTTATTTATTAAAAGAAGAAATTCCTGTCAACTCTTTTGGAATTAGGATTAGTGTTAGTGGTGATTTAAATGGTGATATTATTACATTTTTTGAAGATGGAGTTAAAAATAAACTAGAAGAGGATTTTTCGAAAGGTTTACATAAGGAAAATATAGATAAAAATTCAGATGATCATTTAAAACTTTCAAATTCTATTTTAACAGAACTCAGTAATACAATGGCAGGTAGAATATCTGCATATTTTTCCCAGATGAATATTAATATAAAAATAGGAATACCACAACTAATAGATCCAAAGGATCATAAGGAGCTTAATTATGAAAATATTGCAGTTATAGATTTTAAAAGCAATGAAGGACTATTTAGAATTGCTCTTGGTTTAAAAGAGATTAAATATGAAAGAAATCTTACTTTTGTTCTATATGGTCTTAAAACACAAACAGTAGAGTATATTACAACGAATTTTATTCCAAGAGGTTTCGAAGTTATATCAACAGATGATTTAAAGTTGTTATCATATTATGTAAAGAATAAAAGAATAGACTTTTTTCTTGTGGATTTTTATTCTATAGAAAATAATCCAGTTGCTTTTTTTAATTCTTTAACTTCAGGAATTGATTATAATTTGAAATTTATTCTTGGAGTAACAAAAGTAGATGTTATAAAATTAAAAAACATTAAATTAACAGGGGATAATTATACTGTGATAGGAATTTATCCAAAATCCAAATCAGATGATGATATAATAAAAACTGTTGACCTAATTTTACAAAAAGTTGGATTAAGACCTGATGATAGAAGAAGGTTTATAAGAGTTAATATAAATGAGCAATCAAGGTTTTTTGTTGCTTTTAAAGAAGGTGAAAAACTTATAAAAGCTAAAATAATAGATTTATCTTTAGGTGGTGTTAAATGTATAATAGATGTTGAAGATGATTTAAAATTTATATGGGTAGGAAAAACTTTAAGATCGGTTGATGTATTTTTAAAATATAATAGAGTTATAGTTGATTGTACAGTCGTTAATAAAGAAAATAATAGTTTTTCATTAGCTTTTAACAACCTGAATAATAATGATAAAGAGACAATTTCTTTAGTTATTTTCAAAATTTTGTCATCATCTACATAA
- a CDS encoding ComEC/Rec2 family competence protein produces the protein MTAFHIKIFNKSKFLFLKLRLLKKKTKNILNFILFLIFFLFLSFIILLLDTSKDKFIKITHFLFEKNKTYLIKITTPSSGIFNQPEYKGIIIGEGSKNNFKKYNYRVQIKIFANSSNLLDKNYYLIIKFPENKIIKINQNTNFGYIYLSDLIIINIYKIENFKIFSYYNLNTKSTYSKFRNFILKKAKFILKKINLSFFFASITGSKIFLNKNLYNNYTLTGTSHILALSGLHLGIVISFIILLCIIFNLTRSKIIIFSLIVSFIYLILTDFIYYSLIRAYLMFFLISFIYLKNKNLNPLKFLPFLFFLSFLFIKKEAFSLSFILSITSIYAIFILYPLIEDSLIKTKNILLILLQKNKNEENKLNIYIENFINKILSFLKPFILSITILFFQSPLILYYFNRMNVFSWLINPIIILLFTINFYLTTILIIISIFNIYIFPINSLLNSLFYIQHLIVSRFRFIFENINLNNKEFNKINLILIFVLLLLISYIIKSITTIKNEKKNTIKKTIFLNKK, from the coding sequence TTGACCGCTTTTCATATAAAAATCTTTAACAAATCAAAATTTTTATTTTTAAAATTAAGATTATTAAAAAAAAAGACTAAAAATATATTAAATTTCATACTTTTTTTAATATTTTTTCTATTTTTATCTTTTATAATATTACTTTTAGATACTTCTAAAGATAAGTTTATTAAGATCACACATTTTTTATTTGAAAAAAATAAAACTTATTTAATTAAAATTACTACACCATCCTCCGGAATTTTTAACCAACCAGAATATAAAGGAATCATTATAGGAGAAGGTTCTAAAAATAATTTTAAAAAATATAATTATAGAGTACAGATTAAAATATTTGCAAATTCTTCCAATTTACTCGATAAAAACTATTATCTAATTATAAAATTTCCAGAAAATAAAATAATTAAAATAAACCAAAATACAAATTTTGGATATATTTATTTAAGTGATCTTATAATTATTAATATTTATAAAATAGAAAATTTTAAAATTTTTAGTTATTATAATTTAAATACAAAATCAACTTACTCAAAGTTTAGAAATTTTATTTTAAAAAAAGCTAAATTTATTCTTAAAAAAATAAATCTATCTTTCTTTTTTGCATCTATAACCGGTTCAAAGATATTTTTAAATAAAAATCTTTATAATAACTATACTTTAACTGGAACATCACATATTTTAGCACTTTCAGGTCTACATTTAGGAATTGTTATTAGTTTTATAATATTATTATGTATAATTTTTAATTTAACTAGAAGTAAAATAATTATCTTTTCTTTAATTGTAAGCTTTATTTATCTGATTTTAACTGATTTTATTTATTATTCATTAATTAGAGCCTATTTAATGTTTTTTTTAATTTCATTTATCTACTTAAAAAATAAAAATTTAAATCCTTTAAAATTTCTTCCATTCCTCTTTTTTTTAAGTTTTTTATTTATCAAAAAAGAAGCTTTTTCACTTTCTTTCATCTTATCAATAACATCTATTTATGCTATTTTTATTTTATACCCTCTAATCGAAGATTCCTTAATAAAAACAAAGAATATTTTATTAATTTTATTGCAGAAAAATAAAAATGAAGAAAATAAATTAAATATTTATATTGAAAATTTTATTAATAAGATTTTAAGTTTTTTAAAACCATTTATTCTTTCAATAACAATATTATTTTTTCAAAGTCCTTTGATACTATATTATTTTAATAGAATGAATGTTTTTTCGTGGTTAATTAATCCAATTATTATTTTATTATTTACAATAAATTTTTATTTAACTACAATTTTAATTATTATTTCTATATTTAATATTTATATTTTCCCAATAAATTCATTATTAAATTCACTTTTTTATATTCAACATCTTATAGTAAGTAGATTTAGATTTATTTTTGAAAACATTAATTTAAATAACAAAGAATTTAATAAAATAAATTTAATATTAATATTTGTTTTATTATTATTAATATCCTATATTATAAAATCTATAACAACTATTAAAAATGAAAAAAAGAATACAATAAAAAAAACAATTTTTTTAAATAAAAAATAG